A genomic region of Thermoplasmata archaeon contains the following coding sequences:
- a CDS encoding hemerythrin domain-containing protein — MARPLELGELIETLREEHGEVKRRLAELKDAVERRWYAKAAELVSSLWDPLRQHVIDEEAKVLKAIIDAYGREGARDAIEIAQVHREIRSSIEELDKLARRTPGMLGPEVAKLRKLLEDHFEAEENRMFPQALKAQREVLTRR; from the coding sequence GTGGCCCGTCCACTCGAGCTTGGGGAACTCATCGAGACGCTTCGGGAAGAGCACGGCGAGGTCAAGCGACGGCTCGCAGAGCTCAAGGACGCGGTGGAGAGACGCTGGTACGCGAAGGCGGCAGAATTGGTGTCCTCCCTCTGGGACCCCCTTCGTCAGCACGTGATCGACGAGGAAGCGAAGGTCCTGAAAGCCATCATCGACGCCTATGGACGCGAGGGCGCCCGGGATGCCATCGAAATCGCGCAGGTCCACCGTGAGATCCGCTCCAGCATCGAAGAACTCGACAAGCTAGCGCGACGAACACCGGGGATGCTTGGTCCCGAGGTTGCCAAGCTGAGAAAGCTCCTCGAGGATCACTTCGAGGCGGAAGAGAACAGGATGTTCCCGCAGGCGCTGAAGGCTCAACGCGAAGTCCTCACCCGGCGGTGA
- a CDS encoding cytochrome d ubiquinol oxidase subunit II: protein MGDAFLAYMILWAAILAYFLLASIDFGTGFYHLMSWRHPPGEGVREAIRSYVNPRWEVTNVFLVLIVVSAAAFFPGLVSVLGTVLLLPVSLVAVLFILRGAFLVFDFYGGERRLFATTYSLAGLLILPLLSVVLTLIISNPVTVQNGAPSFDILSPLSNPVTYVTAFLVFAGQILLSGVLAMAYDESPEDREVYRNPVYASMGTVAALGIAELILLRANAGYAFDKMLELAPVMVFAGLLFVLAGFLVWRGTRRLALYAFLLLAAVDSIALLTFALAHFPYLIYPDITAGQMLAAPEMLTVLTPTLILGLLVVGPALLYLNYLFRSEKSY, encoded by the coding sequence ATGGGTGACGCGTTCCTCGCGTACATGATTCTGTGGGCGGCCATCCTCGCCTACTTCCTCCTGGCCTCCATCGACTTTGGGACCGGTTTCTACCACCTGATGTCCTGGCGGCATCCTCCGGGGGAAGGGGTGCGCGAAGCCATCCGCTCCTACGTCAATCCGCGATGGGAGGTCACGAACGTCTTCCTCGTCCTGATCGTGGTGAGTGCCGCGGCCTTCTTCCCGGGCCTCGTCAGCGTCCTCGGTACGGTGCTCCTCCTTCCCGTTTCCCTGGTCGCCGTCCTATTCATCCTGCGGGGCGCCTTCCTGGTTTTCGACTTCTATGGAGGCGAGAGGCGTCTCTTCGCGACCACCTACTCGCTCGCCGGACTGCTCATCCTGCCTCTCCTGTCCGTCGTCCTCACCCTGATCATTTCCAACCCGGTCACGGTCCAGAACGGAGCGCCCTCCTTCGACATCCTGTCTCCGCTCTCCAATCCCGTCACCTACGTGACGGCTTTCCTCGTGTTCGCGGGCCAGATTCTCCTGAGCGGCGTCTTGGCGATGGCCTATGATGAGAGCCCGGAGGACCGGGAGGTGTACCGGAATCCCGTGTACGCTTCCATGGGAACCGTTGCCGCCCTTGGAATCGCGGAGCTAATCCTGCTGCGTGCCAACGCCGGGTACGCCTTCGACAAGATGCTTGAGCTCGCCCCCGTGATGGTCTTCGCCGGCCTCCTGTTCGTCCTGGCCGGGTTCCTGGTCTGGCGCGGCACGCGGCGGCTCGCCCTGTACGCCTTCCTACTCCTCGCCGCGGTCGACTCCATCGCCCTCTTGACCTTCGCCCTGGCGCACTTCCCCTATCTAATCTACCCGGACATCACCGCGGGCCAGATGCTGGCCGCTCCGGAAATGCTGACCGTCCTGACCCCCACCCTCATCCTGGGCTTGCTGGTCGTCGGTCCCGCCCTCCTCTACCTGAACTACCTGTTCCGATCGGAGAAAAGTTACTGA